From one Haloferax marinisediminis genomic stretch:
- the guaB gene encoding IMP dehydrogenase → MANDVPDREPFSEKLRVPESLTFDDVLLRPMESRVEPDDANVSTRVSKNVELNIPILSAAMDTVTESGMAIGMAREGGLGVLHRNMDAEQMVHEIERVKRADELVIRREDVVTANPEQTIRDVDEMMERAGVSGAPVVDDDDIVLGIISGTDIRPYLEVGESDEVSEAMTDEVITATRDVTAREALELMYDHKIERVPIVDEDSHLVGLVTMQGILQRREHENAARDADGRLVCGVAVGPFDRERAQKADEAGADVIFIDCAHAHNLNVIDTAREIKETVEADVVVGNVGTREAAEELVDFADGIKVGIGPGSICTTRVVSGSGMPQITAVAEVADVAADYDIPVIADGGIRYSGDAIKAIAAGADAVMLGSYFAGTDEAPGRVITMNGKKYKQYRGMGSVGAMRSGGADRYLKDDDEDEEYVPEGVEAATPYKGSLASELHQLVGGMQSGMGYVGAKTIPEVKERAKFVRVSAAGQTEGHPHDVMITDEAPNYSPNE, encoded by the coding sequence ATGGCGAACGACGTTCCTGACCGAGAACCCTTCTCTGAGAAGCTTCGGGTACCCGAATCCCTGACGTTCGACGACGTACTGCTCCGACCGATGGAGAGCCGTGTCGAACCTGACGATGCAAACGTCTCGACGCGTGTTTCGAAGAACGTCGAACTCAACATTCCGATTCTCTCTGCGGCGATGGACACTGTCACCGAGAGCGGGATGGCTATCGGGATGGCCCGTGAGGGTGGCCTCGGCGTCCTCCACCGGAACATGGACGCTGAACAGATGGTCCACGAGATCGAACGCGTCAAGCGCGCCGACGAACTCGTCATCCGGCGTGAAGACGTGGTCACGGCCAACCCCGAACAGACCATCCGCGACGTCGACGAGATGATGGAACGCGCCGGTGTCTCTGGTGCCCCCGTCGTCGACGACGACGACATCGTCCTCGGCATCATCTCCGGCACCGACATCCGCCCGTACCTCGAAGTCGGCGAATCCGACGAGGTCAGCGAAGCGATGACGGACGAGGTCATCACGGCGACGCGCGACGTGACCGCCCGTGAAGCCCTCGAACTGATGTACGACCACAAGATCGAGCGCGTCCCAATCGTCGACGAAGACAGCCACCTCGTTGGCCTCGTCACGATGCAGGGAATCCTCCAGCGCCGCGAACACGAGAACGCCGCCCGCGACGCAGACGGCCGTCTCGTCTGTGGTGTCGCTGTCGGTCCGTTCGACCGCGAACGCGCCCAGAAGGCCGACGAAGCAGGTGCCGACGTCATCTTCATCGACTGCGCCCACGCGCATAACCTCAACGTCATCGACACCGCCCGAGAAATCAAAGAGACCGTCGAAGCCGACGTCGTCGTCGGGAACGTCGGAACGCGTGAGGCCGCCGAAGAACTCGTCGACTTCGCCGATGGTATCAAAGTCGGTATCGGCCCCGGTTCTATCTGTACGACTCGCGTCGTCTCCGGGTCTGGTATGCCGCAGATTACCGCCGTCGCAGAGGTCGCAGACGTCGCTGCCGACTACGACATCCCCGTCATCGCCGACGGTGGCATCCGCTACTCCGGCGACGCAATCAAGGCAATCGCCGCCGGCGCCGACGCCGTCATGCTCGGTTCCTACTTCGCTGGCACCGACGAAGCACCCGGCCGCGTCATCACGATGAACGGCAAGAAGTACAAGCAGTACCGCGGAATGGGCTCTGTCGGTGCGATGCGCTCCGGCGGTGCCGACCGCTACCTCAAGGACGACGACGAAGACGAAGAGTACGTCCCCGAGGGTGTCGAAGCCGCGACGCCGTACAAGGGTTCGCTCGCGTCTGAACTCCACCAACTCGTCGGTGGAATGCAGTCCGGGATGGGCTACGTCGGCGCCAAGACGATTCCGGAAGTCAAAGAACGCGCCAAGTTCGTTCGCGTCTCTGCGGCGGGCCAGACCGAAGGGCACCCCCACGACGTGATGATCACCGACGAAGCACCGAACTACAGCCCGAACGAGTAA